ATGCGATGATCGAGGCCGGTGCCTGGAACGACGTGACCGTGTTCAGCGGCGCCGACTTCGGCCGGACCCTGGTCGCGAACGGCTCGGGCACCGACCACGGTTGGGCCGGGCACCACTTTGTCGCCGGTGGCGACGTGCGCGGCAGACGCATCCTCGGACGGATGCCGGAGTACGACCCCGAAGGCGAGGAATACACGGTCTCTCGCGCCCGCTTGATCCCGAGTGTGTCGATCGAGCAGTACAGCGCCAGCCTGGGTCGGTGGTTGGAGGTCGATGACACGACCATCAACTCGGTCATGCCCAACCTCGCAAACTTCAGCGTGCAGGACCTCGATTTCTTCAAGGCCTAGCGCGCGCAGCAGTCAACGCAGCCAGGGTCGCAGTCCCTCACACCAGAGCGCGGCTTTCGCCTCGAACGTCAGCCGCGCATTGGCGGCGCTGCTCGACGGCAGTCCGACCACCATCACACCAGGCACGTAACCGACGTGCCTGGCGAAACTGCTCTCCGCCTTGCGCCCGTTCAACGCCACCACGCGGAGCGCGGGTGACCCGGAGAGCAGCGCACCGATGTCGTTGGCACGTTCGTCGCGGATCGCGCTGTCGAGACTGCCCTCACGCGTACACTCGGCGAGCACGTCCCAGAGCGCCACCCCGGCGTCTGACAGCATCGCCAGGCGCGCCGCGTAGTCCGGCGGCACGGCCGCCTGGTCAAGCACCACGGCCATCAAACGCCAGAACTGGTTCTGCGGGTGGGCGTAGTACTGCTGCTCGTGCAGCGAGCGTACGCCCGGCATCGAACCCAGCATCAGGACGCGCGGCGCCGCGGGCACCACGGGCGCAAAGCTCGAAATCACAGCGCCACCGAGTGTCCCGTGGCCGCACTCTCCTGCGCCGCGAGCCCGAGCTTCACGGACTCGATGCCGTCCGCGATGCTGACGACCGGGTGCCGCCGTTCGCCACGCACCAGGGAGAGGAACTCACGGTGTTGGTAGAACGTCGACCCGTTGTGGTCACCGGCTTGCAACAACGTCGGGTCGACGGGCGTGTCGATGATGCGCGGTCCGCGCGGTTCGCGCGGGCTCTCGATCACCCGTGGTGTGGGCACGGGACCAAGGTGGGCGGGCCAGAACCGACCGGGACCGGGCACATGGCACTCGATCTTGCCCGTGGGCCCGACCGCCGAGATTTCCTCCTGATAACGGGACCCTTCGGCAAACATGCACAGTTCCAGCATCGCGCGCGCGCCGTTGTGGAAATCTACCAACACGTAGCCGTGATCGGCGATGTCCGGCGTCTCCCCCGCGTAGGCCTCGTCGAGGTGGTTGACTGCCTGGCCCGCGCTGGCCATGACCCGCACCGCATCGGCTTGCAACACCAGGCGCATCAGGTCGAAAAAATGGCAGCACTTTTCGACAAAGGTGCCGCCGGTGAAGCGGTTGAAGCGGTTCCAGTCGCCGACTTTTTCGAGGAAGGGAAAGCGGTGCTCACGGATGGTCAACATGCGCACGCCACCTGTCGCAGCACCCGCCCGCTCGCAGAGCAGCGCAATCGGCGGCATGTAGCGGTACTCCATCGCAACCCAGACGGGCGCTGCATAGTCGCGCGCAAAGGCGCGCATGCGCGCGATGTCGTCCGCGTCGGTCAGCAGTGGCTTTTCGACCAGGACCGGAATCTGCCGCAGACTCGCAATTGCGTGCAGCTGGTCGACGTGGCAGTGGTTCGGCGACGCGATGACCAGGCAATCGAGGCGCGGCAGCCGCAGCAGCGCGTCGACCGAGTCAACCCGTGTCGCTTCCGGCGCGAGCGCCTGGGTCTGCGCGGCCATGCTGTCGTCGGGTTCGAAGAACCCGGCCAGTGCCGTGTCTGGCAGGAGTTGAATGTTGCGGATGTGTTCGTGCCCCATCATGCCGGAGCCGATCAGTCCGTAGTGCGTTGTCATGCGTTTGCCGCTCGTCAAAGTGGGGGTACGGGATCGGTGGCCAGCCGCCCGAACAGCGCCGTGTCCAACCAGGCGTCCCCGTACCGGAAATTGCTGCGCTGCGTACCCTCGTGCAGAAAGCCGCAGCGTTCAAGCACGCGCCGGGACGCCGTGTTGCGCGGGTCGGTGGTCGCGCTCAACCGCCGGAACCCGAGCTCCCCGTGTGCCAGCCGTGTGATGCGGTGCGCCGCCGCAGTGGCGAGGCCACGGCCCGCGTGCCGTGCACCGACAAAGTAGCCGAGTTCGGCGGTGTCCTCCTGCACGTTGAACACCGACACCCAGCCCACGACGCGATCCGACACCCGGAGCAGCCAGGACTGACCCGGGCCGCTGGTGTCGGTCAGCGACGCCAGAAAGCGCATGGCATCGCCGGTGTGCCGGTAGGCCGGCACGTGCATGTATTGCATCTGCCCCGGGTCCATGACCTCGGGCACCAAGGCGTAGCAGGCCGGCGCCGTCGCCGGGGCGAGCCGCAGCTCCTCCCCGTCCCGCAGCCGCACGCAGACACACAGGCTTCCCCGTGCTGGGCCCGGATCAGCGGAGTCGTTGCACATAGACCGCCTGGTTCGGGTCGAACCAGGTCCGCGAGAACTCCACACTGTCGCCGCCGGCGGACCAGGCAGTCCGTTCGATGTACCCCACACACGTGGCGTCGAACCGCACCGGCGCCCACGCCGGCAACGGAGCCACCGACACGGCGTCGGTGGCGCGCGTGATCTGCAAGCCGAGCTGGCCGAGGTAGTCCTGGTAGAGCGCGTCGGTCAAGCGCGCCGCATCGAGCCTGCCAGCCGCACCGTCGAGCCAGATCTCCTCCACCGCGATCTGCACGTCATCGAGCCAGCGCAACCGCCGGATGCGCGTGCCGTG
Above is a genomic segment from Pseudomonadota bacterium containing:
- a CDS encoding DNA-deoxyinosine glycosylase, which produces MISSFAPVVPAAPRVLMLGSMPGVRSLHEQQYYAHPQNQFWRLMAVVLDQAAVPPDYAARLAMLSDAGVALWDVLAECTREGSLDSAIRDERANDIGALLSGSPALRVVALNGRKAESSFARHVGYVPGVMVVGLPSSSAANARLTFEAKAALWCEGLRPWLR
- a CDS encoding Gfo/Idh/MocA family oxidoreductase; this translates as MTTHYGLIGSGMMGHEHIRNIQLLPDTALAGFFEPDDSMAAQTQALAPEATRVDSVDALLRLPRLDCLVIASPNHCHVDQLHAIASLRQIPVLVEKPLLTDADDIARMRAFARDYAAPVWVAMEYRYMPPIALLCERAGAATGGVRMLTIREHRFPFLEKVGDWNRFNRFTGGTFVEKCCHFFDLMRLVLQADAVRVMASAGQAVNHLDEAYAGETPDIADHGYVLVDFHNGARAMLELCMFAEGSRYQEEISAVGPTGKIECHVPGPGRFWPAHLGPVPTPRVIESPREPRGPRIIDTPVDPTLLQAGDHNGSTFYQHREFLSLVRGERRHPVVSIADGIESVKLGLAAQESAATGHSVAL
- a CDS encoding UTRA domain-containing protein, which codes for ALPILRFSAERDAVYSLFRLERAGGRRPGQPRARILDVRWARKSDELQPFGNASHGTRIRRLRWLDDVQIAVEEIWLDGAAGRLDAARLTDALYQDYLGQLGLQITRATDAVSVAPLPAWAPVRFDATCVGYIERTAWSAGGDSVEFSRTWFDPNQAVYVQRLR
- a CDS encoding GNAT family protein; this translates as MRLRDGEELRLAPATAPACYALVPEVMDPGQMQYMHVPAYRHTGDAMRFLASLTDTSGPGQSWLLRVSDRVVGWVSVFNVQEDTAELGYFVGARHAGRGLATAAAHRITRLAHGELGFRRLSATTDPRNTASRRVLERCGFLHEGTQRSNFRYGDAWLDTALFGRLATDPVPPL